Within the Penaeus vannamei isolate JL-2024 unplaced genomic scaffold, ASM4276789v1 unanchor3560, whole genome shotgun sequence genome, the region ATTTGAACAGTTTATTACTGTATTTTAGCCCTTAAATTATGCCCCATTAGAGGTCCATTGGGTGACATGCAGTGTACATAATGTGAGATATTTACAGTCAGAATGTGCCTTGCATTTGGTATTTTAGTTTGATTTTGTGCTTCTGGGGTCCCTCAATATCTGCTCTGCATCCTCCCAATGCATAATGATACTATGATTACCTTCAGAGAGCATTTGGCTACATAGATAACCAACTTCACCAGGGAAATGAGGAAATTATGGCTGAAGCATTCTGTCAGGACCATCTTGGAATGATTTGCCTTCATTTTTTATGAAGAGTTACAAGAAACAAAGCATTACAAGCTatattactttcacacacacacacacacacacacacacacacacacacacacacacacacacacacacacacacacacacacacacacacacacacacacacacacacacacacactcacacactcacacactcacacactcacacactcacacactcacacacacacacacacacacacacacacacacacacacacacacacacacacacacacacacacacacacacacacacacacacacacacacagacacacacacacacacagacacacacacacacacaggcacacacacacatacacaggcacacacacaggcacgcacacacacacacacacacacacacacacacacacacacacgcacgcacgcacgcacgcacgcacgcacgcacgcacccacccacacacacacacacacacacacacacacacacacacacacacacacacacacacacacacacacacacacacacacacacacacacacacacacacacttttttattctattttccgtCCTATAATAAAAGCATCGTTTTTAATCCTCTTATTGATGGGCATAGTTATAGCTGTCATGGAAAGCCGTCCCTTCATGATGGAAACCATGTATAGGTGTCACAACTTGCTCGAGTACACAGCAAATGCCCTGCCGGAAAAGATAGATGGTTACCATCAGTCACCTTAAAGATTACCACACAAAATATTGGCCCTGTCCAGTGATGTAGATAGAGTGGGGCAGGGGTCTTTAAGTATCTAAACTTTGCATTTCCTGTGGTCAATTTAGCATGGAAGTTATTGTTTACACAATAAGTGCTGTTTCAAATCATTTCACATTGTATCGCCAGTCAGTGAGGATAAGCATTTAGTCAACAGGTCGTCTTCCGTTATATTTCATCATTGAACGATAGAACTGATCAAATTGTTTGGTTGGAAAATTAtagtcccccccccacacacactttattGAAAGATTTGATGGCTGTTTCTGCATTAATATGATTTAATTCATTACAAAATCATCTTATATTTTTGGGACCAGAAACATGATATTAATCATCTATTTTTTCGCTTGTTCATTAGCATaactttttcttatattcttttgattgattatttatttaaagTTAATCTACCTGGTATAACTATCATATCATTCATGATCCTTGCATTGCAAAGCATTGTTTCTTCTGGTAACCTATTATTAATATCTCATCATGAGAAAATTTGGGAGGGGGGTTACAATGGAAATGTGTACTCGTAAGATTTGGGCTTAGTGCCAGAGTTGTGGAATGGTTCACTATGGGATATATTACTGTGTGCTGGGTGAAGGGAACGTTTTGCCATAAGAACGTTTTGCCATAAGTTTTTTGAGAGAAATTGACCTGGTTGGAATTGGAAAGCTCTATTTCAGTAAATTAGGGTGGAATGTCCCAGCTGTGAGCCATGCCAGGGAGAGAGCCAGCTCCAGGGAAAACACTCCAAGTGCAGGAACCTATTCCTGCCAACTGTCACCAGCAGTGTAGGGtgtaacaaggaaaaaaaaagatagaatatgaaaatatgaaataacacAATATTACTTATTGTAAATTACATGAGGAGATAATATGGATTCCACTCAGCAAAAAAAGTGTCTCGCCATCTAGATACAGCATAACAAATGGTAAATAGAGACTTGGCAACACATCCAAAACACATGTGCATAAAAACAACTGATATCATTGCAAAGAGGATGCATGATGTCTTGATaccctgtgtatgtgtttgtttaggcAAGGCCTAGAAACCACTCCCACAGGAGAGTTGCCACTCAAGTAAGCTTAATTATCAGATTTTGTTTCACATGCGAATATCAAGGCACTTAGATCCAGCAGGTCAAGTATCAGTTGAACATCTCCTAGGCTCCACTGTTTACCAAAGCCACCAGTGGTGGTATTTATGATGGATAAAGCTCATACTCTAAAATTTATCTTTGGCAGAAAAAAAGGTTTGGACACCAAGATTTTGTTAAAGACTCTTTGTGAAAATATCCTTTTCACCTATGCCTTGGCTGATGTTCAGGACAAGTCTGGAGGTGTTAATTAAGTGCTAACCTTAAAAGGTGGCACAAAGTGAGTCAAACATAAAATTGCCAAGGACAGCTTTTAAAGCAAGATAGAAATTTTGCTACCTTCCTGGAGTTAGACTCCTTTAAGGACAATCCTTAACCCAGTAACGACAGGTGTCCcgcatatgagacacccgaaaaaatgaATATTGTCAGGTGTCCTGCCAGTGTAACACTGTATCGGGGCTCTCGCTCCGATGCAGCTGCGGGCCGCAGCCGGCGCTAGGGCAGAATCCAGGCCAGCTCCGCGTGCCAATTTTGTAGCCTGGTTACTTACACCATACTTGGTTAatctataattgtaattataatttccAGAGCAAATGTTTAGTAACAAGACTATAAGAATTGTGTGTATTTTACACTGTTCTTCACTGGGGAATTTGTAACATGCCATAACCATAAGTTATAACTGCTTTTGGGTGATATTTTCAAGGTTCGAAGTAAGTCTAAGATGCCAGAATATCTGCAGTTTTAGTTTATTAGTAGTAATTAAGAAATTTGATATTTGTTATCCATTTTTAGTTGattaatttgtatttttcttacagCTGTCATACATGCTCTGTCAGTACCCCTTCTTTGTTTGCCCTGTGGAATACAGTGAAGCAGAAGATAGTTTTAAATATGATTGTGACCCATCGCCAATCTTCCGACCGCAAGAGTACAGCTTGCCAGAAACAATGGCTAATTTCTCAGCACTGGTATGTAAAGAAATTATATTTTATAGCAGTTTGAAGGAAGTTTTTAGGCCTGACAAGGCCAGATTCAATTTTATTGCAACAAATTAAGTACAGAATTTCCTTACAAAAAATGTTTATAAATCAGTATATTGAACTTGTCATTTCGAACTCAGTTATATGTTAGTTTAGAGATgctttaatatttttaataaatcCATCTTGATCACCTTTATAGTTAGAATTGCAAAAGTAAACAGATGTGTTAGCAAATGTGtatgatcatttttttctgtgtattgtaACATGAATATAAATGGACCTGAAATGGAACAACCACAACAGGAAATTATATTGAATTTGCAAATTTTCAAACTCGtcagttcctcatcagacaaacaaATAGCCATTTCCATTATTTGCTTGTCTGATGAAGGAACTCTTTACAAGTTTGAAATGTTCATTTCGGATTGTTGttatttcccttttatctttgtgtatatattactatatttttatgtgtgttcatGAGAGGACCTGTTGAAAAGAATCTCTCTGCATTATGTGAAAGAGTAATTTTCTCTGGTGAGTATTTTATCATACCAGGAGCCATTATGCTCACACTAGTGTCTTTTGCAGCTTGGATGGAAGAAAACAGTCACTATGTATCCATTTGTGCTTCACTCGATTGCACTGTCCTTGTTCAGCAGTGTCATAGGTCCATTTGGTGGATTCTTTGCCAGTGGCTTCAAGCGAGCCTTCAAGATCAAGGTTAGACGGAAGGAATTTAAGATATTTGTCTATACATAAAGTTAGATTTTGAAAGGCATAGAGTATACTCATATAAGAAAATTACAAGTTAGTGGATTTAAGATAGTAATATTGCTGCATATTAAAAGTCTAGCTTTACAGATTAATGTTACaaattctcttcattttttgtgCAGTTACACTATTGATAGAATAGCTCCTATCAGTGGTTCAGAGAAGCTTTGTGCTAATGTGTGAAATCTTTATCCAGGACTTCGGTGATGTGATCCCAGGACATGGTGGGATGATGGATCGGTTTGACTGCCAGTACTTGATGGCCAGTTTTGTCAATGTATACATCATGACGTTCATATCTGAGACGTCTCCTCAGAAACTATTGCAAAAGGTcagtatttatttttagtttgcacacacagacgcacacacaaatacacacagacacacaaacacacacacacacacacacacacacacacacacacacacacacacacacacacacacacacacacacac harbors:
- the Cds gene encoding phosphatidate cytidylyltransferase, photoreceptor-specific (The sequence of the model RefSeq protein was modified relative to this genomic sequence to represent the inferred CDS: added 85 bases not found in genome assembly), whose protein sequence is MLCQYPFFVCPVEYSEAEDSFKYDCDPSPIFRPQEYSLPETMANFSALLGWKKTVTMYPFVLHSIALSLFSSVIGPFGGFFASGFKRAFKIKDFGDVIPGHGGMMDRFDCQYLMASFVNVYIMTFISETSPQKLLQKVYFLKPEQQLQLYKLLQDSLIARGILQP